In Melopsittacus undulatus isolate bMelUnd1 chromosome 20, bMelUnd1.mat.Z, whole genome shotgun sequence, a genomic segment contains:
- the RPS27 gene encoding small ribosomal subunit protein eS27 — MPLAKDLLHPAPEEEKRRHKKKRLVQSPNSYFMDVKCPGCYKITTVFSHAQTVVLCVGCSTVLCQPTGGKARLTEGCSFRRKQH, encoded by the exons ATGCCC CTCGCCAAGGACCTGCTGCATCCGGCGCCcgaggaggagaagaggagacaCAAGAAGAAGAGACTCGTGCAGAGCCCGAACTCCTACTTCATGGACGTCAAGTGTCccg GCTGCTACAAGATCACCACCGTGTTCAGCCATGCCCAGACCGTTGTGCTCTGCGTGGGCTGCTCCACAGTCCTGTGCCAGCCCACGGGGGGCAAAGCAAGGCTCACGGAAG gctgTTCCTTCCGGAGGAAGCAGCACTAA
- the JTB gene encoding protein JTB isoform X1: MGHVICAGLALLLCGISPAAAMAAGDERRSASPVSAACWRVEEFVVAQECSACTGFQMKTVPECSPTGFVEQINCAGSKRAEFKSCRSALQDSRSFWHFVGSSLALAAGASILVLWRQRLLDRKALEKVRKQMESI; the protein is encoded by the exons ATGGGTCACGTGATCTGCGCGGGGCTGGCGCTGCTGCTCTGCGGCATCAG ccccgCGGCGGCCATGGCGGCGGGGGACGAGCGGCGCTCGG CGAGCCCCGTGTCCGCCGCGTGTTGGAGGGTGGAGGAGTTCGTGGTGGCTCAAGAGTGTTCGGCTTGTACCGGGTTCCAGATG AAGACGGTGCCTGAGTGCAGCCCCACCGGCTTCGTGGAGCAAATCAACTGCGCCGGCTCCAAGAGGGCCGAGTTCAAGAG ctgccGTTCGGCTCTCCAGGACTCTCGCTCCTTCTGGCACTTCGTGGGCTCCTCTCTGGCTCTGGCAGCCGGAGCCTCCATCCTGGTGCTCTGGCGCCAGCGGCTGCTGGACAGGAAGGCTCTGGAGAAGGTGCGCAAGCAAATGGAGTCCATCTGA
- the JTB gene encoding protein JTB isoform X2 — protein MGHVICAGLALLLCGISPAAAMAAGDERRSASPVSAACWRVEEFVVAQECSACTGFQMTVPECSPTGFVEQINCAGSKRAEFKSCRSALQDSRSFWHFVGSSLALAAGASILVLWRQRLLDRKALEKVRKQMESI, from the exons ATGGGTCACGTGATCTGCGCGGGGCTGGCGCTGCTGCTCTGCGGCATCAG ccccgCGGCGGCCATGGCGGCGGGGGACGAGCGGCGCTCGG CGAGCCCCGTGTCCGCCGCGTGTTGGAGGGTGGAGGAGTTCGTGGTGGCTCAAGAGTGTTCGGCTTGTACCGGGTTCCAGATG ACGGTGCCTGAGTGCAGCCCCACCGGCTTCGTGGAGCAAATCAACTGCGCCGGCTCCAAGAGGGCCGAGTTCAAGAG ctgccGTTCGGCTCTCCAGGACTCTCGCTCCTTCTGGCACTTCGTGGGCTCCTCTCTGGCTCTGGCAGCCGGAGCCTCCATCCTGGTGCTCTGGCGCCAGCGGCTGCTGGACAGGAAGGCTCTGGAGAAGGTGCGCAAGCAAATGGAGTCCATCTGA
- the SLC39A1 gene encoding zinc transporter ZIP1 codes for MGPELLLGPLGDTGSPRPLLSCVSGGVFVGSALLELLPSALCGLGNALQGMGLSPQFPLSAFILALGFLLLPLLEPIALEPEATPLHRSPAPCNPSLYEAPPLHLSSAPFSPTRAEAPPLPRSPAPLSPAHAAALLLALGLREAGAGPGLGAARLVHSGAVAAALALRMLRAGLRPPAVAAALLVLPAGAALGGGVALGGVAELGGVASGARLALARAVLRALAAGAFLYVTAREVPPPELREPRLRMRGALLLLAGFALVCGALLGRDL; via the exons ATGGGgccggagctgctgctggggccgCTGGGGGACACCG gctCCCCCCGCCCCCTCCTGAGCTGTGTGTCCGGAGGTGTCTTCGTGGGCTCAgcgctgctggagctgctcccgAGCGCCCTCTGCGGCCTCGGGAACGCGCTGCAGGGGATGGGGCTCAGC CCGCAGTTCCCTCTCTCCGCCTTCATCCTGGCCCTCGGCTTCCTCCTGCTGCCGCTGCTGGAGCCAATCGCGTTGGAGCCCGAGGCCACGCCCCTTCATCGTAGCCCCGCCCCCTGTAACCCCTCCCTGTATGAGGCCCCGCCCCTCCACCTTAGCTCCGCCCCCTTCAGCCCCACCCGAGccgaggccccgcccctcccccgTAGCCCCGCCCCCTTGAGCCCCGCCCACGCCGCGGCTCTGCTGCTGGCGCTGGGGCTGCGCGAggcgggggcggggcctgggcTCGGGGCCGCGCGGCTCGTGCACAGCGGGGCCGTGGCCGCCGCGCTCGCTCTGCGCATGCTCAGAGCCGGGCTCCGCCCCCCGGCCGTGGCCGCCGCCCTGCTCGTGCTGCCGGCCGGGGCCGCGCTCGGGGGCGGGGTCGCGCTCGGGGGCGTGGCTGAGCTCGGGGGCGTGGCCTCGGGCGCGCGCCTGGCGCTGGCGCGGGCCGTGCTGCGCGCTCTCGCCGCCGGCGCCTTCCTCTACGTCACGGCGCGGGAGGTGCCCCCCCCGGAGCTGCGGGAGCCGCGGCTGCGCATGCGCGGAGCgctcctgctcctggctgggtTTGCGCTGGTGTGCGGAGCCCTCCTGGGGAGGGACCTCTGA